In the genome of Methylomagnum ishizawai, the window TGGTCACGTCCGGGTAGGCTTCGATGGGGGTTTCCAAGTAGGCGTGCAGGCCGGACAGGGCGACGACCACGGTGAGCGCGATCACCGCCAGGCGGCGGTGTACGCAATGCTCGATCAATAAGCTCAGCATGGTTCCCGGCCTAGAGCAGCATGGCGGCTTCGGTGTCGATCAGCAAGGCGCCCGAGACCACCACCCGCTCGCCACCCTTGAGACCGTCGAGGATGGGGGTCATGCCGCTGCGGGCCGGGCCGATCTGCACTTCCCGTGGCTCGAACACGCCCTCGGCGGTTTCCACATAGACCAGGGTTTGCTTGCCGTCCTTGATGAGGATGGCCGTGGTGGGCAGCACGATATGGCCCGGCCCCGCCGCCTCGATGGACACCCGCGCATACATGCCGGGCCGCAGCGGGGTCTTGGGGTCGTCGGGTTCGATGAAGACCTGGCCGCGCCGCATGTCGGCCTGGATCGCGGCGCTCTCGCCCACCACATGGCCGCCGATGGGCTGGGGCAGGGAAGCGAGGCCGATGCTGGCCGCCGCGCCTTTTTCCACCAGCAACAAATCCGGCTCGAACACGTCGGCCACGATCCACAGCGAGGACGGTTCGCCCAGGTCGAACAGCGCCGAACCCGCCGCCACCGTCGCCCCCGCCGCCACATAGGCCCGCAGCACCGTGCTGTCCATCGGGGCGCGCACCACGACCTCCTCCGCCACGCCGTTGCCCAAGAGGCGCAGGGCGTCGCGGGCGCGTTCGTAGTCGGCGCGGTCCTCGTTCAACTGGGCTTCCGCCTCCATGCGCTCGATTTCCAGGCCGACGCCGCTGCGCTTCATCTCCTCTTGGCGCTGGTAGCGGTATTCGGCGCGGGCCAGTTCCACCTTGGCGCGGGCGAAATCGGAGCGCATCTGCGCGGCCTCGGCGCTGGCCAGGGTGACGAGCGGGTCGCCCGCCTTGACCCGGTCGCCA includes:
- a CDS encoding efflux RND transporter periplasmic adaptor subunit, whose amino-acid sequence is MNTRTKTTMRLAGLAGPAAAMLIAGCGHHEPSALAAPPLAISPAEHPTPQRVVKLRAESLGYIKVQAISPQASAGVVTAPGRVDFRAKAISTAGTVVAGRIGKIHVQIGDRVKAGDPLVTLASAEAAQMRSDFARAKVELARAEYRYQRQEEMKRSGVGLEIERMEAEAQLNEDRADYERARDALRLLGNGVAEEVVVRAPMDSTVLRAYVAAGATVAAGSALFDLGEPSSLWIVADVFEPDLLLVEKGAAASIGLASLPQPIGGHVVGESAAIQADMRRGQVFIEPDDPKTPLRPGMYARVSIEAAGPGHIVLPTTAILIKDGKQTLVYVETAEGVFEPREVQIGPARSGMTPILDGLKGGERVVVSGALLIDTEAAMLL